Proteins from one Tenrec ecaudatus isolate mTenEca1 chromosome 8, mTenEca1.hap1, whole genome shotgun sequence genomic window:
- the RTP2 gene encoding receptor-transporting protein 2 — MSTSLTTCEWKKVFYEKMEVAKPSDSWELIIDPKLKPHELAPGWKQYVEQHASGRFHCSWCWHTWQSPHMVILFHMHLDQERRMGSVRMRVFKQLCYECGTARLDEASMLEENIESLVDNLITSLREQCYGEDGGQYRIHVAGRPHSGPHRGEFCEACQEGIVHWKPSEKLPEEEAPDSTLRRGAQAGSGYNFFSLRWCLFWALLCVLLVYLQLSFRSHAAFL; from the exons ATGTCTACCAGCCTGACCACCTGTGAGTGGAAGAAAGTCTTCTATGAGAAGATGGAGGTGGCCAAGCCATCAGACAGCTGGGAGCTCATCATAGACCCCAAGCTCAAGCCCCATGAGCTGGCCCCCGGCTGGAAGCAGTACGTGGAGCAGCATGCCTCAGGCAG GTTCCACTGCTCCTGGTGCTGGCACACCTGGCAGTCGCCCCACATGGTCATCCTCTTCCACATGCACCTGGACCAGGAGCGGCGGATGGGCTCGGTGCGCATGCGCGTCTTCAAGCAGCTGTGCTACGAGTGCGGCACGGCGCGGCTGGACGAGGCGAGCATGCTGGAGGAGAACATCGAGAGCCTGGTGGACAATCTCATCACCAGCCTGCGCGAGCAGTGCTACGGCGAGGATGGCGGCCAGTACCGCATCCACGTGGCCGGCCGCCCGCACAGCGGGCCGCACCGCGGCGAGTTCTGCGAGGCCTGCCAGGAGGGCATCGTGCACTGGAAGCCCAGCGAGAAGCTGCCCGAGGAGGAGGCCCCGGACAGCACCTTGAGGCGGGGCGCCCAGGCGGGCTCCGGCTACAACTTCTTCTCTCTGCGCTGGTgtctcttctgggccttgctctgCGTGCTCCTCGTCTACCTGCAGCTCTCCTTCCGCAGCCACGCCGCCTTCTTGTAA